Proteins encoded together in one Accipiter gentilis chromosome 16, bAccGen1.1, whole genome shotgun sequence window:
- the KLF11 gene encoding Krueppel-like factor 11 has product MHGSPCSEMGVASAVDIVDIYESIRERQRHDSERSTCSTLEQNDIEAVEALVCMSSWGQRSQKGDILKIRPLTPFSDSGDFTMHAEATSELPKDYLSTLCMTPPHSPDFVEISAAMLLSSQVTYSKPRTVMANTAACSVTSATGASPVTKSSVINMERQCSLKPVMSESFAPQPCRAMATSVIRHTGDSSAYHHIPAVQEKTKVTSGYGTSRDWCGVDDRRHSGLPQDTCAADDLINKTSPVHQPYAHDSSDVVTNKGQLPVQPISPQTHVPKNCENDLQKRATPVTPAPVSSPQVLCQMIPLNGQSSMINAYVKPSTPTVSTPMKPILPQTAPLSQPVLMGPSVPQGTVMLVLPQTAVTQTPQCPQTVMTVGNTKLLPLAPAPVFIASGQSCTPQMDFSRRRNYVCNFPGCKKTYFKSSHLKAHLRTHTGEKPFSCNWDGCDKKFARSDELSRHRRTHTGEKKFACPVCERRFMRSDHLTKHTRRHMTTKKIPSWQTEVGKLNRIATAEKPKSGSALSMLIPVPSSVCQG; this is encoded by the exons ATGCACGGCTCGCCCTGCTCGGAAATGGGAGTTGCGTCCGCG GTTGACATTGTGGACATCTATGAGTCTATCCGTGAAAGGCAGCGTCATGACAGCGAAAGGTCCACCTGCAGCACCTTGGAGCAGAATGACATTGAAGCTGTTGAAGCGCTTGTTTGTATGAGCTCCTGGGGTCAAAGATCGCAGAAAGGTGACATATTAAAGATAAGGCCACTTACGCCCTTCTCGGATTCTGGTGATTTCACAATGCATGCTGAGGCTACGTCTGAATTACCAAAGGACTATTTATCTACACTG tgcATGACCCCTCCGCACAGCCCTGACTTTGTTGAGATATCAGCTGCTATGCTCCTCTCCTCACAAGTCACTTATTCCAAACCAAGGACTGTCATGGCAAATACAGCTGCCTGCTCAGTCACATCGGCAACCGGTGCCTCTCCCGTAACCAAGTCATCTGTTATCAACATGGAGCGACAGTGCAGTCTGAAGCCAGTGATGTCTGAATCCTTTGCCCCTCAGCCTTGCAGAGCCATGGCAACAAGCGTCATACGTCACACAGGTGATAGTTCTGCTTACCATCACATTCCTGCTgtgcaagagaaaacaaaggtaACTTCAGGCTACGGCACTTCCAGAGACTGGTGTGGAGTGGATGACCGAAGACATTCCGGACTGCCACAGGACACATGTGCAGCGGATGATTTAATTAACAAAACCTCTCCAGTACATCAGCCTTATGCACATGACTCCAGTGATGTTGTGACCAACAAAGGGCAACTACCAGTCCAGCCCATTTCGCCACAGACCCACGTACCAAAGAATTGTGAGAATGACTTGCAAAAAAGAGCTACCCCTGTGACACCTGCCCCCGTTTCAAGCCCCCAAGTTCTCTGTCAAATGATCCCTTTAAACGGACAAAGCAGTATGATCAATGCCTATGTCAAGCCTTCAACTCCAACAGTCTCAACTCCCATGAAACCTATTTTACCGCAGACAGCCCCGCTCTCTCAGCCTGTACTCATGGGACCTTCTGTGCCTCAGGGGACCGTCATGTTGGTTCTTCCACAGACTGCTGTCACACAGACACCGCAGTGCCCACAAACAGTAATGACTGTTGGAAACACCAAGTTGCTGCCCCTTGCCCCTGCTCCTGTGTTCATTGCTTCTGGTCAAAGCTGCACCCCCCAGATGGACTTTTCTAGACGGAGGAATTATGTTTGCAACTTTCCTGGGTGCAAGAAAACCTATTTCAAAAGTTCCCACCTCAAAGCCCACCTTCGCACCCATACTG GAGAAAAGCCTTTCAGCTGCAACTGGGACGGCTGTGACAAGAAGTTTGCCCGCTCAGATGAACTGTCACGCCACCGTAGAACTCACACAGGAGAGAAGAAGTTTGCTTGTCCGGTGTGTGAGCGTCGCTTCATGCGCAGCGATCACTTGACAAAGCATACCCGCCGCCATATGACCACAAAGAAGATCCCCAGCTGGCAGACAGAGGTTGGCAAACTCAACAGAATTGCCACAGCAGAGAAACCAAAAAGCGGCAGTGCTCTGAGTATGCTCATCCCTGTGCCATCGTCTGTCTGTCAGGGCTAG